The following nucleotide sequence is from Myxococcus stipitatus.
CTCGGCGGCGCTGGCCCGGGGACTGGGGGCGCTCGGCCTGAAGCGCGGCGAGCGGATGATGATCATGATGTCGAGCCGGCCCGAGCACTGGCTCGTCGACTACGGCGCGGTCCACCTGGGCGCCATCCCCTGTACCGCCTACCAGACGCTGAGCACCGAACAAGTAGGCTACGTCGCCCGGCACAGCGCGGCCACGGTGGTGGTGCTGGAGGGCGCCGACGAGGTCTCCCGCTGGCGCTCGGTGCTGGAGACGCTCCCCGCCATCAAGCGCGTGGTGGTCCTCGACCCGGCGGCCGTGCCCGCGGGGGACTCGCGCTTCGTCTCGTTCGCCCAGGTGGAGGCGTCCGGCCGCGAGCTGCACGAGGCGGACCCGAAGGTCTTCGAGGAGGGCTGGAAGAGCATCCGCCCCGAGGACCCCATCGCGATGATGTATACGTCCGGCACCACGGGCGACCCCAAGGGCGTGGTGCTCAGCCACCGCAACGCCTTCTACGAAGCCATCGCGGTGGACCTGGCGGCGCCGGTGCCCATGCGCACGCCGTCCATCGCGTACCTGCCGCTGGCGCACATCGCGGAGCGGGAGCTGGGCCTGTACCGCTCGGCCTTCAAGGCGCTGCACGTGCACGTCTGCTCCGACCCCACGGGCGTGGTGCCGCTGATGGCGAAGGTGCGCCCCCCCGCCTTCTTCGGCGTGCCCCGCGTCTGGGAGAAGCTCGCGGGAGGCCTGCGCGCGAAGCTGGGGACGCTCGAGCCCGAAAAGCGCGACGCCATCCTCGCGGCCCACGCCGTGACGCTGGAGGCCTTCCGCCTGGAGGGCTCCGGCAAGAGCGTGCCCGCGGAGCTGGCGCAGAAGGTCGCGGTGATGGAGGAGAAGGTGCTCAAGCCGCTGCGCGGCGTGCTGGGGCTGGACGCGCTCCAGTGGGCCAGCAGCGGCTCCGCGCCCATCCCCGTGGAGGTGCTGGAGTACCTGGGCGGCTTCGGCATCCGGGTGCTGGAGGTCTGGGGCATGAGCGAGACCACCGGCTGCGCCACCGTCAACACACCCACCGACTTCCGCGTGGGCTCCGTGGGCCGCCCCATCCCCGGGCTCGAGGTGAAGCTGGCGGACGACGGTGAAATCTTCGTGCGCGGCCCGGTGGTGTTCCTGGGCTACCTCGCGGACGACGGGCGCATCGTCAGCCCGCTGGACGCGGACGGGTGGCTGGCCACCGGCGACATCGGCACGGTGGACGCGGAGGGCTACCTCACCATCACCGACCGCAAGAAGGAGCTGCTCATCACCTCGAGCGGGAAGAACATCGCCCCGTCGAAGATCGAGGGCATGCTGCGCGCCCACCCGCTGGTGGGGCAGGCCATCGCCATCGGCGACGGCTGGCCGTACGTGACGGCGCTCGTGTCGCTCGACGCGGAGGTGGCGCCCCTGTGGGCGAAGGCCCGGGGCATCAACGCGGCCACCGTGGCGGAGCTGGCGCGGGAGCCGGCGGTGCTGGCGGAGCTGACGGCGCTGGTGGCCGCGAGCAACGAGCGGCTGTCCCGCGCCGAGCAGGTCAAGCGCTTCGAGGTGGTGGCGGAGGCCTGGGGCCCCGCGACCGGCGAGCTGACGCCCACCCTCAAGCTCAAGCGGCGGGTCATCCTCGGCCAGTACGCCGCGCGCATCGCCACGCTGTATTCGAAGGACTGACCTCCCAGGACGCCACCGCATGCATCCGAGAACTCCCGAGCAAGCCTCGTTCGCGGCCGCCATCGACGCGTTCTGCCGAGCGAAGACGGGCACCCGCGCCCAGCGCGACGCCCTGACGAACCACGGCGCCGAGGCCCACAGCCCCGCGCTCTACGCGCAGATGGCCGAGCTGGGGTGGCTCGGGGTGGGGCTGCCCCCGGAGTACGGCGGCTCCGGCGGCGGCCTCACGGAGATCTGCCTGTTCGCCGAGCGCACCGCCTACGGGCTCGCGCCGGTGGGCGGCTACATCACCACGGCGGTCGCCGCCGGGCCCTACCTCAAGTTCGCCACGGAGGCGCAGCGCCAGAAGGTGCTCGGCGGAATCGCCCGGGGGCGGGTGGAGGCCATCGCCATGTCGGAGCCCGGCGCCGGGTCCGACGTGGCCGCGCTCACCTGCCGCGCGCAGAAGGTCCCCGGCGGCTACGTGGTCAACGGCCAGAAGACGTGGATCTCCAACGCCCACCTCGCGGACCACATGCTGCTGGTGGCGCGCACCCAGACGCACGGCTCGCGCCACGAGGGGCTGACGATGTTCTGCGTGCCCACGGGCACCCAGGGCGTGGAGATTCGCGGCATCCCCACCCTGGGCGGCAAGGAGGTCAACGACGTCTTCTTCACCGACTGCTTCCTCCCGGAGGACGCCGTCGTGGGGAAGGTCGACCAGGCCTGGCCGCAGCTCATGGCGGGCCTCAACAGCGAGCGGCTCATCCTCGCCGCGTCCATGCTCGGCCGGGGGCGGCGCGCCTTCGACGACGCCGTCGCGTACGTGAAGGAGCGCAAGCAGTTCGGCAAGCCGGTGGGGTCGTTCCAGGCCCTCAAGCACCGCATCGCGGACCTGGCCACGGAGCTGGACTGCTGCGAGCTGCTCGTCTACCGCGTGGCGGCCATGGCGGACGACGCGCCCGACCGCATGCTCCCCCGCGAGGCCTCCATGGCCAAGCTGAAGACGACGGAGACCGCCAAGCGCGTGGCGCTGGAAGGCATGCAGATGATGGGGGGCTACGGCTACGCCCTCGAATACGACATGGAGTCGCACCTGCGCGCCACGGTGATTTCCACCGTCTTCGGCGGCACCAGCGAAATCCAGCGGGACATCATCGGCAAGACGTTCGGACTGTAGGGCGCGATTTCATCCACGGAAGAGAGACAGTCATGACGGCACGTCCCCGGTGGAGCTCGGACGAGCTCGAGCAGGTGCGCCAGCTGGCGGCCACCTACTTCACCAAGGAAGTCATCCCCAACGTCCCCAAGCACGTGGCCCAGGGGCACCCGGACAAGGCGCTCTACCGCCGCGCGGGCGAGCTGGGCCTGTTGTGCATGTCCGTCCCGGAGGCGTACGGCGGCGGCGGCGGCACCTTCGCCCACGAGGCCATCCTCACGGAGGAGCAGGTCAAGGCCGGCGACCCGTCCATGGGCTTCGCCGTGCACTGCTCCATCGTCGCGCACTATGTGCTGTCGTACGCCTCCGAAGCGCAGAAGCAGAAGTGGCTGCCCAAGCTCGCCAGCGGCGAGTGGGTGGGCGCCATCGCCATGACCGAGCCGGGCACCGGCTCCGACCTGCAGGCCATTTCGACCCGCGCGGTGCGTGACGGCGACTTCTACAAGGTGAGCGGGGCCAAGACGTTCATCTCCAACGGCCGGGTGTGCGACTTCCTCATCATCGTCGCGCGCACGGGCGGTCCGGGCCACGCGGGGATTTCGCTGCTGTGTGCCGAGGTCTCCGACACCACCCCCGGCTTCGAGCGGGGGCGCATCCTCGACAAGCTGGGCGGCAAGGGCCAGGACACGACCGAGCTGTTCTTCGACGAGCTCCAGGTGCCGGTCGTCAACGTGCTGGGGGGCGAGGAGGGCAAGGGCTTCATCCAGCTGATGCAGCAATTGCCCCAGGAGCGGCTGAGCACCGCCCTCATCGCCATGGCCAGCATCGAGCGGGCGGTGGACCTGACGGTGGAGTACACCAAGCAGCGGCACGCCTTCGGCAAGCCCCTTTTCGCCCTGCAGAACACGCGGTTCGAACTGGCGGAATGCGCGACGCTGCGCCGGGTGTGCCGCAGCTTCATCGACGAGTGTGTGGAATCACACCTCGCGGGGTCGCTCGACGTGACGACGGCGGCCATGGCCAAATACTGGGTCACCGACCAGGCCTGCATCGTCGCGGACCGCTGCCTCCAGCTTTTCGGAGGCTATGGGTACATGAAGGAGTACCCTATCTCCCACCTGTTCGCGGACACGCGCGTGCTCCGCATCCTCGCTGGAGCGAACGAGGTCATGAAAGAGCTCGTCGCCCGTTCCCTCTAACCCGCCTACCCAGCAGCACGTCACCCAAGGAGTCACCCGGTGAGCCAGGAAGCCTTCATCTTCGACGCCGTTCGTACCCCTCGCGGCAAGGGCAAGAAGGGGTCGCTGCACGGCATCAAGCCCATTTCCCTGCTGGTGGGGCTGGTGGACGCGCTCAAGAAGCGCCACCCCAGCCTCGACCCCCAGCGCATCGACGACGTGGTGCTGGGCATCGTGTCGCCGGTGGGGGACCAGGGCGCGGACATCGCCCGCACGCTGGTGCTGGCCGCGGGCCTGCCGGAGACCACGGGTGGCGTGCAGCTCAACCGCTTCTGCGCCTCCGGCCTGACGGCGGTGAACCTGGCCGCCCAGCAGGTCCGCTCCGGGTGGGAGCACCTGGTCATCGCCGGCGGCGTGGAGAGCATGAGCCGCGTGCCCATGGGCTCCGACGGCGGCGCGTGGGCCATGGACCCGGCCACCAACTACGACACCTACTTCGTGCCGCAGGGCATCTCCGCGGACCTCATCGCCACGATTGAAGGCTTCACCCGCGAGGACGTGGACCGCTACGCGGTGAAGTCCCAGCAGCGCGCCGCCAAGGCGTGGGCGGAGGGCTGGTTCAAGAAGTCCGTCGTCCCCGTGGTGGACCAGAACGGCCTCACCGTGCTGGACCGCGACGAGCACATGCGCCCGGACTCCACCGTGGCGTCGCTCGGGCAGCTCAACCCGTCCTTCGCCGGCATCGGCGAGGCGGGCGGCTTCGACGCGGTGGCGCTCCAGAAGTACCACGCGGTGGAGCGCATCGAGCACGTGCACACCCCGGCCAACTCCTCCGGCATCGTCGACGGCGCCGCGCTGGTGCTGGTGGGTTCGGAGAAGGTGGGCAAGGACCTGGGCCTGACGCCGCGCGCGCGCATCTCCGCGGTGGCCACCTCCGGTTCGGACCCCACCATCATGCTCACCGGCCCCATCCCGGCCACCCAGAAGCTGCTGTCCATCGCCGGCCTGTCCGTCAAGGACATCGACCTGTTCGAGCTGAACGAGGCCTTCGCCTCCGTGGTGCTCAAGTACCAGAAGGACCTGGACATCCCGGACGAGAAGCTCAACGTCAACGGCGGCGCCATCGCCATGGGGCACCCGCTGGGCGCCACCGGCGCGATGATCCTGGGCACCGTGGTGGACGAACTGGAGCGCCGCAAGGCCCGCCGCGCCGTCATCACCCTGTGCGTGGGCGGCGGCATGGGCGTGGCCACCCTCGTCGAGCGCGTTTGATTCCCTGACCTTTTCCGAAGAGCTTCGAGCGAAATCATGAGTGACACGAACACCATCCGCTGGGAACGAGACGCCGACGGCATCGTCATCTTGACGCTGGATGACCCGAGCCAGTCCGCCAACACCATGAACGCCGCCTACGTGAAGTCCATGCGGGCGACCGTGGACCGGCTCGTCCGCGAGAAGGCGGACATCACCGGCGTCATCATCACCTCCGCGAAGAAGACCTTCTTCGCGGGCGGGGACCTGAACGACCTGCGCGCGGTGAAGAAGGAGGACGCGAAGCAGGTCTTCGACCTGGGCCAGGAAATCAAGGCGCAGCTGCGCGCGCTGGAGACCCTGGGCAAGCCCGTCGTCGCCGCCATCAACGGCGCGGCGCTGGGCGGCGGGCTCGAAATCGCGCTCGCCTGCCACCGCCGCATCATCGCGGACGTGAAGGGCGCCCAGGTGGGCCTGCCCGAGGTGACGCTGGGCCTGCTGCCCGGTGGCGGCGGCGTGGTGCGCACGGTGCGCATGCTGGGCATCGTGGAGGCGCTGATGCAGGTGCTGCTCCAGGGCCAGCGCTACCGCCCGCAGGAGGCCAAGGAGAAGGGCCTGGTCCACGAGGTGGTGGACTCCGTGGAGGCGCTGCTGCCGGCCGCCAAGGCGTGGGTGAAGGCCAACCCCAACGCCCAGCAGCCGTGGGACGCGAAGGGCTACAAGATTCCGGGCGGCACGCCGTCCACGCCCGCGCTCGCCGCCAACCTGCCGGCCTTCCCGGCCAACCTGCGCAAGCAGCTCAAGGGCGCCAACATGCCCGCCCCCCGCGCCATCATGGCCGTGGCGGTGGAGAGCACGCAGGTGGACGTGGACACCGCGTTCACCATCGAATCGCGCTACTTCACCGAACTGGTCACCGGCCAGGTCGCGAAGAACATGATCCAGGCGTTCTTCTTCGACATGCAGCACATCAACTCCGGCGGCGGCCGCCCCAAGGGCTACCCGCAGCACACGGCGAAGAAGGTGGGCATCCTCGGCGCGGGCATGATGGGCGCGGGCATCGCCTACGTGTGCGCCAAGGCCGGCATCGACGTGGTGCTCAAGGACGTGAGCCTGGAGGCGGCCCAGAAGGGCAAGGGCTACTCCGTCAAGCTGGTGGAGAAGGCCGTCTCCAAGGGCAAGTCCACGAAGGAGAAGGGGGACGCGCTGCTGTCGCGCATCACCCCCACCGCGGACCCCGCCGCGCTGGCCGGGTGCGACCTGGTCATCGAGGCCGTGTTCGAGAGCGTGGAGCTCAAGCACAAGGTGTTCCAGGAGATCCAGGGCGTCGTCGCCAAGGACGCGGTGCTGGCGTCCAACACGTCCACGCTGCCCATCTCCCTGCTGGCCGAGGGCGTGCAGCGGCAGCCGGACTTCGTGGGCATGCACTTCTTCTCTCCCGTGGACAAGATGCCGCTGCTGGAGCTCATCGCGGGCAAGAACACGAGCGACGCGACGCTGGCGAAGGCCATCGACATCGCGGTGCAGATTGGCAAGACGCCCATCGTCGTGAACGACAGCCGGGGCTTCTTCACCAGCCGCGTCATCGGCACGTTCCTCAACGAGGCCATCGCCATGGTGGGCGAGGGCATCCACCCCGCGTCCGTGGAGCAGGCGGGCCTGCAGGCGGGCTACCCCGCAGCGCCGCTCCAGCTGATGGACGAACTCACCCTGACGCTGCCGCGCAAGATTCGCCAGGAGACGCAGGCCGCCGCGGTGGCCGCCGGCAAGACGTGGGAGCCGCACGGCAGCTACCCCGTGGTGGACGCGCTCATCGACACGCATGGCCGCAAGGGCCGCTCCACGGGCGCCGGCTTCTACGACTACGAGGACGGCAAGCGCACCCAGCTGTGGCCGGGGCTCGTCCAGCACTACACCAGGCCGGGCTACACCATCCCCTTCGAGGACATGAAGGAGCGCATGCTGTTCGCGGAGGCCATCGACACGGTACGCTGCTTCGACGAGGGCGTGCTGCGCTCGGCGGCGGACGCCAACATCGGGTCCATCCTCGGCATCGGCTTCCCGGCGTGGACGGGCGGCGTGGCCCAGTACATCAACGGCTACGAGGGGCCCAGCGGCACGGGCCCCCGGGGGTTCGTCAACCGCGCGCGGGAGCTGGCGGCGCGCTACGGCAAGCACTTCCTGCCTCCCGCCTCGCTGGTGGAGAAGGCCGAGAAGGGTGAGTTCCTGAAGTAGTCACTCCCAACGAAGGAGCAGTCCATGGCTCAGGGTGCCCGCCTCGCCGCCGTACCGCCCTCGCTCGACGCGAAGGCGCTCGTCGAGAAGCAGCGTGCGTACTTCGAGACCCGCGTGACGCTCCCGCTGCAGTGGCGGCGGGAGCAGTTGCAGGTGCTCGAGCGTACCGTCCGCAAGTACGAGGCGGAGATACTCGCCGCGCTCCGCTCGGACCTGAACAAGAGTCCGGAGGAGGCCTACCTCACGGAGGTGGGGAGCATCTACGGCGAGGTGAGGACCGCCCTGAAGAACGTGAAGTCGTGGATGAAGCCGAGGAAGGGCTCCGCCCCCCTCGTCATCCAGCCGGCGCGGGCCTACCAGTATTCGGACCCGCTCGGCGTGACGCTCATCATCGCGCCGTGGAACTACCCCTATCAGCTGTCCATCGCGCCGCTCATCGGCGCGCTGGCGGCGGGCTGCACCGCGGTGCTCAAGCCCAGCGAGCTGGCCCCGGCGACGTCCGCCGTGCTGGCCAGACTCCTGGGCGAGGCCTTCCCCCCGGAGGTCGTCGCGGTGGTGGAGGGCGACGCCAAGGCGAGCCAGGCGCTGCTCGCCGAGCGCTGGGACCTCATCTTCTTCACCGGCGGCACCGCGGTGGGGCGGGTGGTGGCCGAGGCCGCGGCGAAGCACCTGACGCCCACGGTGCTGGAGCTGGGCGGCAAGAGCCCCTGCATCATCGACCGGAGCGCGGACCTGGAGGTCACCGCGCGCCGCATCGCCTGGGGCAAGTATGTCAACGCCGGGCAGACCTGCATCGCGCCGGACTACGTGCTGATTCCCCCCGACCTCAAGGAGCGCTTCACCGGGCTGGTGCGGAAGGCCGTCCAGGAGTTCTACGGGAAGGACCCTCGCGCCAGCAGCGACTACGGCCGCATCATCAGCGCGCGCCACTTCGAGCGCGTCAGCGCGCTGGCCAAGGACGGCACGGTGGCCTTCGGCGGCGAGCGCGACGCGGACAGCCGCTACTTCTCGCCCACCGTCATCACCGACGCGCCGGTGACGAGCCCGCTGATGCAGGACGAGATCTTCGGGCCGCTGCTGCCGCTGGTGGACTGCGGCAGCATCGACGAGGCCATCCGCTTCGTGCGCTCGCGGCCCAAGCCGCTGGCGCTCTACAGCTTCGCGAGCGACGCGGCCGTGCACGAGCGCGTGCTCACGGAGACGTCCAGCGGCGGCGCGGTCACCAACGACGTGTGCGTCCACTTCGCCGTGGAGGGGCTGCCCTTCGGCGGCGTGGGCGAGTCCGGCCTGGGGGGCTACCACGGCCAGGCCAGCTTCGACGCCTTCAGCCACAAGAAGAGCGTGGTGAAGCGGCCCTTCGCGCTGGACATGAAGCTGCGCTACCCGCCGTATTCCGGGAAGCTGAGCCTGTTCAAGCGCTTCCTCTGAGATGTCCTCGTCCCCGGGTGTGACGGGCCCGGACGGCGCCCGTCACACGCAGAGCCGTGGCGTCAGAGCGTCTTCATGTACTCGATGATGGCCCAGCGCTCGGCGTCCGTGAGCGACTGGGTGAAGTCGTGGCCCTCGTTGCCGAGCCCGTACAGGTGCGAGTTGAAGATCATGCGCGAGCGGATCTGCTTGTTGCTGATGGGCGGAGGCGACTGGTAGGCCAGCGAGTTGTAGTCGGCCACCAGGTTGGCGATGTTCGCGAACAGGACGTCGACCGTGGCCATCTCCTGGCTGCAGGGGATGAACGGATCATTGGCAGGCCTGTCACCGCACGCCAGCTTCGTCACCTTCCAGCCCAGCTTGTCGAAGTCGAACGCCGCGTAGCTCGAGTCGTAGCCGGCGTTGGTGCCCAGGATGTTGGTGGACGTCTGCTGGCGCTTCCACACGTTGGGGCGGTCCGACGGCTTCAGCACGTCCCACAGCGTGGGGATGCTGCCGTTGTGGAAGTACGGCGCGGAGGCCCAGGCGCCGTACAGCGGCGGGGCCACGTAGCCGGTCGGTTCGATCCACTCGTTGGGGCCCACCGGCGAGTAGGCGGGGCCCTCGCCCAGGTCGTAGGCGCGGCGCGGGACGCGGCGCAGGGCGCTCATGATGATGTCGTCGTAGAACGGCCCGTGGTCCGGGTGCTGGTCGTTGTAGCCCAGGAACGAGGTGTTCCACGCCCGGCGCTTGCGCTCGTCCTGCATGAGCTCCTTGCGGGCCGGGTCGGTGCGGATGGTCTCGATGGGGGTGATGACGCCGGCGATGCCCTTGAGGCGCGGGTCGGGCAGGAAGGCGGGGTTGGCGGCGTGGCGGGGCGAGTAGACGCCGTGGCAGCTCGCGCACGAGCCGTTGCCGGGGGTCTTGGGGATGTCGGCGTTGGCGCCGTTGGCCCACAGGTCCCGCTCGTGGAAGAGGATGGCGCCCTGTTCGGCGAGCGCCGTGTTGATGGCCTTGGGGTAGAGCGGCGGCGAGAGGGAGAGGAAGAAGTTGTCGTTGTCCTCGAACTCGGCCGTCAGCGCGCGGCGCTTCTCCGGCGACCGGCCGATGTTCGCGATGCCGAAGGCCATCTCCGAGCGGACGTTGTCGGAGGTGAGCGCGCCGTCCCAGAACTGGCGCGTCTTCCAGGCGCGGTACCACCAGTTGGGCGCGCGGGACATGCCGCCGGCGTGGGTGGGGAAGTACTCGAGCAGGCTGGGCGCGAGCGCGAGCGAGTCCATGTCGAACAGGGCGGGCAGCAGGTCCACGATGCCGATGGCGTCGCTGGTGCCGCGGCCCACGCTCCAGGGCACGGGGGCCAGGTGGAGGAGGTTGCCCACGCCGGTGGAGCGGAAGAAGTCGGACTGGATGAGGCCCGCGTCGATGGCGTCGTTGGAGCGCCCCCACACGAACGGCGCCTCGGACTCCGAGCCCAGGCGCGAGTCATGACAGCCCGAGCACCCCGAGGTGATGGCGCCCGTCCAGCGGCCGTTCTCGTCCTTCTCCTGCATCATGCCCAGCGGGAGCTGACCGCTGCCGCCGTTGGTCAGGTTGGGGTTCTCCCACGGGTAGGGATAGGGATTGCGGAAGGGGGCCTTGGCCAGGCCGTAGCGCTTGATGATCTGCTCGTCGAAGTCCGAGGGGCGGATGAGATACCCCCAGAGCAGGTACATGTTGTAGTACGCGGTCGCCGTGGTGAACGGTTGGAAGTACGCGCGCGTCTCGATGTTCGATTTGCCCCGGGCCACGCTTGCGCGGAACTGCCCACAGTTCGTCGGGTTCGGGGGAAGGTTGGAGACGAAGGGCGCCGGCGGGTTGTGCAGGTCCAGCCAGAACGCGTTGAACTGCACCGCCGTGCCCGCCTTGTTGACCCCCGGCACCACCAGCGTGCGCGGGTCGATGGGGAGCGGCGTCGAGTCAGGCTTGCCGTCACAGGCCGCCGCGAACGGCGAGCGCTTCGCCGTGCTGTCCAGCAGCGGCAGCGGGTCGGCGGTCGCTCGAGAGACGGACATCGCGACGACGAGGGAGCCCGATAACGCCAACGTGCGATTCCACCACGGTCTCATGTGATTCCCTCCAGGGGGGCTTATTAGCAGGGTGACAACAAGGAGGTACTTAAGCCTGCGGGTGAAGCCTCTCAATACGCAGCGCGTCAGCGCTCATTGGCGCGTGGCCCGCAGCGGGAATCGGGTTGTGTCACATGGGTGATACCTCCGAGGTATCGCGCTGGCGCTTCAATCCCTGGCGGCGTAGCGGGATGAGATGGCGTCGGCTCGCTCGAAGCGGGGGTGGGTGTGCCTCGCGTGTCTGGATGTGCTGGGCACTGGCTGCTCCTCGGTGAGGCACATCGAACGGCGGGGCGCGGAGGTGGACTACTGCGTGCCGGCGCAACCGGTCCGGTATGACGTGTCGCGCTCGGCGGCGCTGGAGGCGCCGTTCGAGGTCTCGGAGGACCTCCAGCGGCGCTTCACCCGGCAGGATCTGCTGCTGGCGCACGCGGCGGGGGTGCTCGGCGCGCTCGAGTCGCTGGCGCGCTTGGGGGAAGGGGCCGACTCGGCGGAGCGGCGGGACATGCTCCTGGGAGAGGTCGAGCTGCGGTTGTTGCTCTTCTCGACGATGCTCTCCAGCGTGGCGGCGGAGCTGGACTGCGAGGCGGGGCGTACCGCGCAGGTGGCGAGCCTCCTGGATGGGTTGGCGTCCCGGCGTCAGAGGCTGCTGACCATCTCCTCCATCGTGGCGGGGGCGCTGGCCACCACCGTCACGGCCATCTCCCGTGATGACAATGCCGACGACATCATCGACTTCACGGGTGGCGTGGCGAGCGCCGGGCTGGGGCTCGCCGCGCTGCTCTCCTCGCCCTCGCTCCGGTTCGACCACCCGCGAAACCTGCTCGCGGACGTGTGGCGGCAGCCGGAGCACTCCGAGGCCTTCCCCCCGGCGCTCTGGTACGTGCTGCGCCACAAGGACTTCAGCAACGAGCAGCGGCACTCCATCTCGTACAACGTCCGCGCGCGGTGGATTGCCTATGGCTACGTGGAGGAGAAGGGCGGAGAGCCCTTCTTCGACGCCGGGGGCCGGTACACCCTGGACGCGCTGCGCACGCGGACCAACATGCTGGAGGAGCTCCAGGCCGCGGTGCGGCTCATCCACCAGAACCTCCAGGCGCTGCTGGCGAAGCTGGTCGCGACGTGGGGACGGCCCGCCGCCTCGCGAGGAGGCGGACCGTGAGCGTGGGCGGCGGGGCCGCGCGTCACTTCCCGAGCGTGGTCAGCAGGTGGCCCGTCTTCGCATCGAAGACGTTCAGCCAGACCCGGTGGGGGACGTACAGCCGGTCCTTGTGCCACCAGATGCCCGTGATGCTCCCCGTGTGCCGGGTCTCCGGAATGGCGATGTCCCACGCTACGGCCCCCGTGCGCGCATCCCTGCGCACGAGGTGGAGCCCTCCTTCCTCCAACTCGTACGCGATGAATACGGCGTCCTCCGACAGCTCGACGTATCTCGACACGGTGGCGCGGACGCTGTGGGCCTCCAGCTCCGAGACGAGGCCGTGCCAGAGGGGCTGCCGCGACGGCGGCTGGAACACCGCGGCCATGGGGACGCGGGTGCCAGGGCTCCGGTAACCCGTCACCAGCTCCAGGCCATGGGCCTTGTAGACCTGGTGGGGCGTGAAGCCGCGGAGGGTGGGGACGTTGCGCGCGCGGAGGCAGGGAGGATGTCCCTCCTCGGCGCTGCTGGGGTCGCAGCTGCCCTCCTTCCATGCATGCGATTGGCAGTTCCGGGGCGTCTGCTTCGCGGGGCGCGCGATGCCCGTCTTCGTATCGAGGAGCAGGTTGCGCCCATCCACCACCTCGACCCAGACGGAGGTGGTGTCTCCCTGGGGGATGCACAGCCGGCCCGGCGCGTCCGACAAGGGGATGCGTCCCAGCGACTTCCCCGTCGCCAGCTCGAGCAGGCCCACCTCGCCGGTGGCGGTGGCCACCAGCCGCTCACCCTGGACGATGAGTCGCGTGGGTGGGGCCGACCGCGTGCGCGCTCCGTCGATGGGGGCCTCCCAGAGTCGCTTGAAGGAGGTCCCGTCGTATGCGGCCACGCGATAGCTCATCTCGAACGTGTTGACCCCGGGCGTGTTGTCCGCCTCATGGGTGTAGACGACGCCGATGATGTCGTCCGTCCCATCTCCGGTGATGTCCACCACCACGGGCGGGACCTGGGCGCGCCACTGGTACGTCGGCTCCCTGGCCGGTGGCGGCGGAGGGGGAGGCACGGGGGGCGGGGCGGGCGGAGCGGGTGGGCGCGCGGGGATGTCCGCGCGCTCCGGGGAGATGGGCGCGGGGCTGGGCTCGGGCCCCATCATGAAGAAGGTCGCCATGCCCGTGGCGAAGAGCACGCCCGCCGCCGCGATGGCCACGATGGCGGTGTTCCCGCCCCCCGTCGAGCGAACCTCATACAGGGGCCGCGGAGCCTGCTCGCCCCGGGTGTCGATGGATGCGTTGCAGTAGTGGCAGGTGTAGAGCACCTGCCCGGGCTCCAGGGTGAACGGGGCGTT
It contains:
- a CDS encoding AMP-dependent synthetase/ligase, with amino-acid sequence MGTSLADLEAQCQSLADKLTLPLLLKRNAEEFADLPALSSGDVTLSWARIRERSAALARGLGALGLKRGERMMIMMSSRPEHWLVDYGAVHLGAIPCTAYQTLSTEQVGYVARHSAATVVVLEGADEVSRWRSVLETLPAIKRVVVLDPAAVPAGDSRFVSFAQVEASGRELHEADPKVFEEGWKSIRPEDPIAMMYTSGTTGDPKGVVLSHRNAFYEAIAVDLAAPVPMRTPSIAYLPLAHIAERELGLYRSAFKALHVHVCSDPTGVVPLMAKVRPPAFFGVPRVWEKLAGGLRAKLGTLEPEKRDAILAAHAVTLEAFRLEGSGKSVPAELAQKVAVMEEKVLKPLRGVLGLDALQWASSGSAPIPVEVLEYLGGFGIRVLEVWGMSETTGCATVNTPTDFRVGSVGRPIPGLEVKLADDGEIFVRGPVVFLGYLADDGRIVSPLDADGWLATGDIGTVDAEGYLTITDRKKELLITSSGKNIAPSKIEGMLRAHPLVGQAIAIGDGWPYVTALVSLDAEVAPLWAKARGINAATVAELAREPAVLAELTALVAASNERLSRAEQVKRFEVVAEAWGPATGELTPTLKLKRRVILGQYAARIATLYSKD
- a CDS encoding acyl-CoA dehydrogenase family protein, which produces MHPRTPEQASFAAAIDAFCRAKTGTRAQRDALTNHGAEAHSPALYAQMAELGWLGVGLPPEYGGSGGGLTEICLFAERTAYGLAPVGGYITTAVAAGPYLKFATEAQRQKVLGGIARGRVEAIAMSEPGAGSDVAALTCRAQKVPGGYVVNGQKTWISNAHLADHMLLVARTQTHGSRHEGLTMFCVPTGTQGVEIRGIPTLGGKEVNDVFFTDCFLPEDAVVGKVDQAWPQLMAGLNSERLILAASMLGRGRRAFDDAVAYVKERKQFGKPVGSFQALKHRIADLATELDCCELLVYRVAAMADDAPDRMLPREASMAKLKTTETAKRVALEGMQMMGGYGYALEYDMESHLRATVISTVFGGTSEIQRDIIGKTFGL
- a CDS encoding acyl-CoA dehydrogenase family protein; translated protein: MTARPRWSSDELEQVRQLAATYFTKEVIPNVPKHVAQGHPDKALYRRAGELGLLCMSVPEAYGGGGGTFAHEAILTEEQVKAGDPSMGFAVHCSIVAHYVLSYASEAQKQKWLPKLASGEWVGAIAMTEPGTGSDLQAISTRAVRDGDFYKVSGAKTFISNGRVCDFLIIVARTGGPGHAGISLLCAEVSDTTPGFERGRILDKLGGKGQDTTELFFDELQVPVVNVLGGEEGKGFIQLMQQLPQERLSTALIAMASIERAVDLTVEYTKQRHAFGKPLFALQNTRFELAECATLRRVCRSFIDECVESHLAGSLDVTTAAMAKYWVTDQACIVADRCLQLFGGYGYMKEYPISHLFADTRVLRILAGANEVMKELVARSL
- a CDS encoding acetyl-CoA C-acetyltransferase, with the translated sequence MSQEAFIFDAVRTPRGKGKKGSLHGIKPISLLVGLVDALKKRHPSLDPQRIDDVVLGIVSPVGDQGADIARTLVLAAGLPETTGGVQLNRFCASGLTAVNLAAQQVRSGWEHLVIAGGVESMSRVPMGSDGGAWAMDPATNYDTYFVPQGISADLIATIEGFTREDVDRYAVKSQQRAAKAWAEGWFKKSVVPVVDQNGLTVLDRDEHMRPDSTVASLGQLNPSFAGIGEAGGFDAVALQKYHAVERIEHVHTPANSSGIVDGAALVLVGSEKVGKDLGLTPRARISAVATSGSDPTIMLTGPIPATQKLLSIAGLSVKDIDLFELNEAFASVVLKYQKDLDIPDEKLNVNGGAIAMGHPLGATGAMILGTVVDELERRKARRAVITLCVGGGMGVATLVERV